The Bdellovibrio sp. NC01 genome includes the window TTGAACTCAGGATCATACCGTTACCTCATGATCACAAAGGAAAGTACGACAACTACACCGATACCGATGTACATCGCATATTGCTGTAAATTTCCAGTTTGAAGAGAGCGAGCCAAAGAACCCATTCCCTTCACCAAATCACCCGCCCAGTAAGTGCACTTGTCGATGAAGTTAACATCAACGTAGTACCAAAGATTCTTACTGCCGTTTACTAAAGGATTAATGATTCCGCCGAAGTAAGCTTCGTCCACGAAATATTTGTTATAAACCAAGTTGTAAACAGGCTTGATGCTTTCTGCGAATTTCTTCGGAGCTTCTGGTTTCTTCACATAGAAAGTGTAAGCAACAAAAGCAGAGATCAAAGCCAAACCAACTGAAGTACCCATCAAAGCCCATTCAGTTGAAGCTTCCATGTGGTGCATGTTCGGAACTTCTTTAATCAACGGGTGCAACCAGTGTTCCCAAACGTTCGGGATTTCACCAAGGTGTTCACCGATCACGTGAGGAATACCAATCCAACCGCCAATCACCGACAAGATCGCAAGCACGATCAACGGGATCGTCATCAATGCTGGAGATTCATGAGGATGAACATCTGAAGGAACGCGTGATTTACCCCAGAAAGTAAGAGCCATCAAACGAGTCATATAGAACGCTGTCAAAGTCGCGCCCAATGCACCCGCTGCCCACAACCATGGAGAACCCAATGGTGAGTGGAAAGCCATCGCCAAGATTTCGTCCTTAGAGAAGAAGCCTGCGAATGGCGGCATACCGATGATCGCCAACCAACCCAAAAAGAAAGTGATGTGCGTGATCGGCATATATTTTTTCAAAGCACCCATCTTACGAATATCTTGTTCTTCGTGCATCGCATGGATCACAGAACCAGAACCCAAGAACATCAAGGCTTTGAAGAATGCGTGAGTCATCAAGTGGAACATCGCTGCGCCAAATGCACCCACACCGCAAGCAAGGAACATGTAACCAAGTTGTGATACCGTCGAGTAAGCCAAAACTTTTTTGATATCCCATTGAGTCATACCGATAGTCGCTGCAAGAACCGCAGTTGCTGCACCGATGATCGCGATAACCATCATTGTATTAGGAGCCATGATGAACAACGGATTCAAACGAACGATCATGTACACACCCGCAGTAACCATCGTCGCCGCATGGATCAACGCTGATACTGGAGTTGGACCGGCCATCGCATCTGGAAGCCAAACGTACAATGGAATCTGTGCAGATTTACCAGTGGCACCGATGAACAAGAACATTGTTCCCAAAGTCACAGCACCCAACCAAGAAGCTTCTGCAGTCGTTGGCGCCAAAGCGTTCAACTCGTGGAAGTTCAAAGTGCCGAATGTCATGAATAGGATGAACATACCAAGCAAGAAAGCGGCGTCACCAACACGATTCGTGATGAATGCTTTCATGCCTGCTGCGGCTTTTTCTGAATCCGTGAACCAGAAACCGATTAGCAAGTAAGAGCAAAGACCAACGCCTTCCCAACCTACGAACATCACAAGCAAGCTATCACCAAGAACTAGCAACAACATGTTGAAGATGAACAGATTCAAGTACGCGAAGTATTTCGCAACACCTTTATCATGGTGCATGTATCCGATCGAGAACAAGTGGATCAAAGTACCAACGCCCGTGATGATAAGAATCATGATCGCGCTGATTTGATCGACTACGAAACCGGCGTTGATTTTAAATTTATCAACCGCCATCCACTCAAAGAAGCTCACCGCTATACGACGAGCGTCTTCAGGCATTCCGATAAGATCTACAACCAAAAGGATTGAAGAGATGAAAGAGATCGCAACAGCCAAAGTCGCGATTGTACCAGCAACATTGCCGGAGTGTTTTTTGTATCTAGCGCCGTTGATTAGGAAACCAACAAGCGGGCTCAGAATAACAATGGCCATCAAGATTGAATGATTCATTGATCCTTACCCTTTCAAATGTTCGAAGAAGCGAATATTCACTTCGTTGAAACGTTTAAAGATAGAAACTGCAAGGGCAAGACCCACAGCCGCTTCTGCTGCAGCGATTGTCATTACAAAGAACACCATGATGTGACCTTCAAGATGGCCAAGATATTTACTGAAAGCCACGAATGTAAGGTTCACAGAGTTCAACATAAGCTCAATCGACATCAATAGAACGATCACGTTACGACGAACAAGTACGCCCGCCATGCCGATCACGAAAAGAATCGCTGCCAAAACCAAGTAGTGTGTAAGGCCGATTTCGTTGATGAAATTAGTGTTCATGAGTTCCGCCTTTACTGCGAGAAAGAGCTACCGCGCCCACTGCGATTACTAGAAGTAAAACGCCAAGAGCTTCAAAACCGAAAAGATATTTTGTGAAGAGGATTTGACCTAGAGCTTTTGTCGTCTCCATGCCTGTTCCAACCATCACTGGATTGTCAGTTGTTTTTTCAGTCAACAAACCAACAGACATTGCGATCGCACCAACGATCAAACCTGCTAGTAAACCAACAGAACCGATTTTCAAAACGCCGCTTAATTTGCCGCGAGTGAAAGCCTGAACGTCATGTTTCAAGTCGAACAACATGATAACCATCGTGAATAGAACCATCACGGCGCCGGCGTAAACGATCAACTGAACACCCGCAATAAAGTAAGCGTTCAACGTTACGAACAAAGCCGAGATACCAACCATCGTCATCGCCAAGCACAAAGCCGAATAAATCGGATTGCTCAACAAGATCACACTCAGGCCTGAAACCAGAGTTACGACTGCTAAAAACCAAAATAGAAAAGAATCTGCTGTCACGTTCGTCTCCTTACAATGACGCGATGTAAATCACGAAAGCTGTTACGATCGTGTTACCCAAAGCCCATGGCAACATCGTCTTCCAACCCAAATCCATCAACTGATCGTAACGGAAGCGAGGAAGAGTCCAACGTACCCAAATGAAAATCCACAAGAACGCAAAGAACTTCACGTTGAACACCAAGAAGTGGATCAAAGCAGTCAATGCACTTGCCCAGTTCGGAGTCGACGTTACCGTCATTGCCCATTGGTGAACTTGTTCAGGAGAGATGTAAGGGATGCTGTAACCACCGAAGAAGAAGATGATCATCAAGCCCGCAGACACCATCATGTGACCGTACTCACCGATGAAGAACATGTTGAATTTGAAGCCGCCGTACTCAGTATGGAAACCGGCAACTAGCTCTGCTTCACCCTCTGCCAAGTCGAATGGCAAACGGTTTGATTCCGCGAATGTTGAAGTGAAGAACAACAATGCTCCAAGAGGCTGGAAGAAGATACCCCAGTTTGGAAGCCAGTTCGCCGCCACTGAATAACCCATGAAGTTAAAGTGCAAGCCACCTTGTTGCATGCCGATCATTTCAGACAAATTGAAAGTTCCGTACATCATGATCACGCCAACGATTGAAAGGCCCAAAGCCAATTCGTAAGAAATCGTTTGCGCCGAAGCACGAAGGGCACCCATCAAAGAGTACTTATTTCCTGAACCCCAACCCGCCATCAACAATGTGTAAGCAGCAAGTGAAGAAACACCCAAGATGAACACGATACCGATACCGATGTCGTAACCTTGAACTAGGAAAGTGTAAGGACCCCAAGTTTGACCGAACAATTCAAACGTTCCAACTGTGAACGGAGTCGACATTGGAATCGCTGCGAATGCCACGGCACCAGGAATCAAAGCGAAGATCGGAGCTGCGTAGTACAACAATGGTTTTGCTGTATCTGGAACGAAAGCTTCCTTCGTCAAGAATTTCACCGCATCGGCCAACAACTGCATTAAACCCAAAGGTCCAACACGATTCGGTCCCAAACGATTTTGGATGAAAGCAGAACCACGACGCTCAACCCATACAAGGATTGGCACGAGTTGTACGATCATCAAAAAGATAATAACGAGCTTCAGCCCGTTAACAATAATTTCGAATGCGTCTCTACCCATGTTCATTGATTAATCCCATTCCAATGCTTTTGATTTTACTTCCCAGAACAAGCCGAAGATGAATACGGCCAAGAAGAAGATCATTGATCCAAATACCACAGCACCTTGACCGGAAGCGATGAACTCACGGAATGAAGTTGCCCATGGATACATGAAAATGATCTCGATATCGAAGAGGATGAAAAGGATCGCAGTTAGATAGAACTTAACTGAAACTTTCGTATCCTTTTTGTCGAGCGCTGGAATACCGCACTCATACGGTTCATACTTGATCGGATGATAGTGTACTTTTCCACCGGTTTTGATCGATAACCAGACAAGAAAGCTTCCAAAAAGCGCAATAAAAATGACGATGAAAATGACTCCACCGAGTGGCACGTAACCCTCCAAAGTTGTCGTTATTATTTGGATTTCAATTAGTTATATATGTGTCGTCTGTGAAAACCAAGAAATTAGAATAGAAACAAGGCGATAAGCATGGCAAGATAAGCCCACAAAATGAAAGCAGAAATGACTCATACAAGGCTCGAGTCGATTCTCGAAAGAGCCTTCGAAACATCACGCGGAAAAATTCAAGTCACGGGAGCCTCGTCACCGCTCGCGCTCGCTTTCTTTTTGTCTCAGACTTACTCTAAAAAAATCAACAGCTTGCCGCACTTAGTTGTAGTCGGCAGTCACGAAGAAGCACTTGAACTTCAGCAGCTCATTGAGTTCTTTGACCCACTTCGTCAGAGCACAATTCTGTCTGCTTTCGACGTTTCGGCTTACTCCGGACTTTATCCAAACTCGCAAAGTGTTTCGGATCGTTTAAATTTTTTGGCGAAAGCGCAGAACGCGAAAGCCGGAGAAATCTTCATATCTTCTTCTGACGCGTTGATGCAAAAAACTTTGCCGCCGAAAATTTTGAAAGAATTTACTCGCGTTTTGAAGTCGGGCGATGAGCTTCCGGAAGATATCGCGGGTTATTTGAACTCGCTGGGTTACGTCTCGGCACCGATGGTTGAAGACAAAGGCCAATATGCTTTGCGTGGTGGTATCGTTGATATCTTTCCACCAACCGAAAAAATGCCAGTGCGTTTGGATTTGTTCGGCGATCAGGTCGAAACGATTCGCCACTTCAGTGTTGAAGATCAAAGAAGTGCCGACGAAA containing:
- the nuoL gene encoding NADH-quinone oxidoreductase subunit L produces the protein MNHSILMAIVILSPLVGFLINGARYKKHSGNVAGTIATLAVAISFISSILLVVDLIGMPEDARRIAVSFFEWMAVDKFKINAGFVVDQISAIMILIITGVGTLIHLFSIGYMHHDKGVAKYFAYLNLFIFNMLLLVLGDSLLVMFVGWEGVGLCSYLLIGFWFTDSEKAAAGMKAFITNRVGDAAFLLGMFILFMTFGTLNFHELNALAPTTAEASWLGAVTLGTMFLFIGATGKSAQIPLYVWLPDAMAGPTPVSALIHAATMVTAGVYMIVRLNPLFIMAPNTMMVIAIIGAATAVLAATIGMTQWDIKKVLAYSTVSQLGYMFLACGVGAFGAAMFHLMTHAFFKALMFLGSGSVIHAMHEEQDIRKMGALKKYMPITHITFFLGWLAIIGMPPFAGFFSKDEILAMAFHSPLGSPWLWAAGALGATLTAFYMTRLMALTFWGKSRVPSDVHPHESPALMTIPLIVLAILSVIGGWIGIPHVIGEHLGEIPNVWEHWLHPLIKEVPNMHHMEASTEWALMGTSVGLALISAFVAYTFYVKKPEAPKKFAESIKPVYNLVYNKYFVDEAYFGGIINPLVNGSKNLWYYVDVNFIDKCTYWAGDLVKGMGSLARSLQTGNLQQYAMYIGIGVVVVLSFVIMR
- a CDS encoding NADH-quinone oxidoreductase subunit A, which produces MPLGGVIFIVIFIALFGSFLVWLSIKTGGKVHYHPIKYEPYECGIPALDKKDTKVSVKFYLTAILFILFDIEIIFMYPWATSFREFIASGQGAVVFGSMIFFLAVFIFGLFWEVKSKALEWD
- the nuoK gene encoding NADH-quinone oxidoreductase subunit NuoK → MNTNFINEIGLTHYLVLAAILFVIGMAGVLVRRNVIVLLMSIELMLNSVNLTFVAFSKYLGHLEGHIMVFFVMTIAAAEAAVGLALAVSIFKRFNEVNIRFFEHLKG
- a CDS encoding NADH-quinone oxidoreductase subunit J encodes the protein MTADSFLFWFLAVVTLVSGLSVILLSNPIYSALCLAMTMVGISALFVTLNAYFIAGVQLIVYAGAVMVLFTMVIMLFDLKHDVQAFTRGKLSGVLKIGSVGLLAGLIVGAIAMSVGLLTEKTTDNPVMVGTGMETTKALGQILFTKYLFGFEALGVLLLVIAVGAVALSRSKGGTHEH
- a CDS encoding complex I subunit 1 family protein; this encodes MGRDAFEIIVNGLKLVIIFLMIVQLVPILVWVERRGSAFIQNRLGPNRVGPLGLMQLLADAVKFLTKEAFVPDTAKPLLYYAAPIFALIPGAVAFAAIPMSTPFTVGTFELFGQTWGPYTFLVQGYDIGIGIVFILGVSSLAAYTLLMAGWGSGNKYSLMGALRASAQTISYELALGLSIVGVIMMYGTFNLSEMIGMQQGGLHFNFMGYSVAANWLPNWGIFFQPLGALLFFTSTFAESNRLPFDLAEGEAELVAGFHTEYGGFKFNMFFIGEYGHMMVSAGLMIIFFFGGYSIPYISPEQVHQWAMTVTSTPNWASALTALIHFLVFNVKFFAFLWIFIWVRWTLPRFRYDQLMDLGWKTMLPWALGNTIVTAFVIYIASL